A genomic window from Streptomyces sp. NBC_01429 includes:
- a CDS encoding NAD(P)/FAD-dependent oxidoreductase → MGTREQSSTRGRLGTADRYDAVVIGGGAAGLSGALTLARARRSVLVIDEGRPRNAPASGIHGYLGLDGTAPAELLAAGRREVTGYGGEIVDGTVVTARRLADDAGFRVELADGSSVTAARLLVTTGLTDELPEVPGLAGRWGREVLHCPYCHGWEVRDEPIGVLSSGPLGVHQALMWRQWSKDVTLFLHTGPEPDDEEYERLAAREIAVVDGEVTGVEVTGDRLAGVRLADGRTLPCQAVVVAPRFTARAGFLTGLGLDVTEQEMSGHVVATHIAADPTGATGVPGVWVAGNVTNPTAQVNAAATGGTLAGAAINADLTAEEIRVAVAERRASGPARTTTDDRKAPR, encoded by the coding sequence ATGGGTACGCGAGAACAATCGAGCACGCGCGGACGACTCGGCACGGCGGACCGGTACGACGCCGTGGTCATCGGCGGCGGGGCGGCCGGGCTCAGTGGGGCGCTGACGCTGGCACGCGCACGGCGTTCGGTGCTGGTCATCGACGAGGGCCGGCCCCGTAACGCGCCCGCGTCGGGGATCCACGGCTATCTGGGACTGGACGGCACCGCGCCCGCCGAGCTGCTGGCCGCCGGGCGCCGGGAGGTGACCGGGTACGGCGGCGAGATCGTCGACGGGACCGTGGTGACGGCGCGGCGCCTCGCGGACGACGCGGGGTTCCGGGTCGAGCTGGCGGACGGGTCCTCGGTCACGGCGGCCCGGCTGCTGGTGACCACGGGGCTGACCGACGAGCTGCCCGAGGTGCCGGGGCTGGCCGGCCGGTGGGGGCGCGAGGTGCTGCACTGCCCGTACTGCCACGGCTGGGAGGTCCGCGACGAGCCGATCGGAGTCCTGTCGAGCGGGCCACTCGGCGTGCACCAGGCGCTGATGTGGCGGCAGTGGAGCAAGGACGTCACCCTCTTCCTGCACACCGGACCCGAACCGGACGACGAGGAGTACGAGCGGCTCGCCGCCCGGGAGATCGCCGTGGTGGACGGCGAGGTGACCGGCGTCGAGGTCACCGGCGACCGGCTCGCCGGGGTCCGGCTCGCCGACGGCCGCACGCTGCCCTGCCAGGCCGTGGTGGTCGCCCCGCGCTTCACCGCCCGCGCGGGCTTCCTCACCGGCCTGGGCCTCGACGTCACGGAGCAGGAGATGTCGGGCCATGTCGTCGCCACGCACATCGCCGCCGACCCCACCGGCGCCACCGGGGTGCCGGGCGTATGGGTGGCCGGCAATGTCACCAACCCGACCGCCCAGGTCAACGCCGCGGCCACCGGCGGCACGCTCGCGGGCGCGGCGATCAACGCCGATCTGACGGCCGAGGAGATCCGCGTGGCCGTCGCCGAACGGCGTGCGTCCGGCCCCGCCCGCACGACCACCGACGACCGGAAGGCGCCCCGATGA
- a CDS encoding class I SAM-dependent methyltransferase codes for MTTESTRTAESAQATGADESTTHEQFWDDRYNESERIWSGDPNATLVEETAGLKPGTALELGCGEGGDTIWLARQGWHVTATDVSGVALGRTAEHAARAGVTDRVVLERHDLAESFPEGSFDLVCAHFLHSYLDMPRERILRTAASAVAPGGVLLVVGHSGFPSWMEEPPADVRLPGAREVLDALELRSGEWEILVAAEHRAPSTGPEGQQGFHANNTVKARRLP; via the coding sequence ATGACCACCGAGTCCACCCGGACCGCCGAGTCCGCCCAGGCCACCGGGGCCGACGAGTCCACCACGCACGAGCAGTTCTGGGACGACCGTTACAACGAGAGCGAGCGGATCTGGAGCGGCGACCCCAATGCCACCCTGGTCGAGGAGACCGCCGGCCTGAAGCCGGGCACCGCGCTCGAACTGGGCTGCGGCGAGGGCGGTGACACGATCTGGCTCGCGCGGCAGGGCTGGCACGTCACCGCGACCGACGTCTCCGGGGTCGCCCTCGGCCGCACGGCCGAGCACGCGGCGCGCGCCGGTGTCACCGACCGGGTGGTCCTGGAGCGCCACGACCTCGCGGAGTCCTTCCCCGAGGGCTCCTTCGACCTGGTCTGCGCGCACTTCCTGCACTCGTACCTGGACATGCCGCGCGAGCGGATCCTGCGGACCGCCGCCTCGGCCGTCGCGCCCGGCGGGGTGCTGCTCGTGGTCGGCCACTCCGGCTTCCCCTCATGGATGGAGGAGCCGCCGGCCGATGTGCGGCTGCCGGGCGCGCGGGAGGTGCTCGACGCCCTCGAACTCCGTTCCGGGGAGTGGGAGATCCTGGTCGCCGCGGAACACCGGGCGCCCTCGACCGGCCCCGAGGGGCAGCAGGGCTTCCACGCGAACAACACCGTCAAGGCACGGCGCCTGCCGTAG